The Rhodopseudomonas palustris genome window below encodes:
- a CDS encoding DUF6496 domain-containing protein, which yields MARKYSKKASAKVARAMKKRKSGTLKSGGSGKTVKSRKQAIAIGLSEARAEGKKVPSKKSAKKAGAKKTAKKSTTKKTAKKTAKKTTKKTAKKTAKKSSAKKTSRKSSAGRKRKASKKS from the coding sequence ATGGCCCGGAAATATTCGAAGAAGGCGTCGGCCAAGGTCGCGCGCGCGATGAAGAAGCGCAAGTCCGGCACGCTCAAGAGCGGCGGCTCCGGCAAGACGGTGAAGAGCCGCAAACAGGCGATCGCCATCGGCCTGTCGGAAGCGCGCGCCGAAGGCAAGAAGGTGCCGAGCAAGAAGAGCGCGAAGAAGGCGGGGGCGAAGAAGACGGCTAAGAAGTCGACGACGAAGAAGACGGCCAAGAAGACGGCCAAGAAGACGACCAAGAAGACGGCGAAGAAGACGGCCAAGAAATCGTCGGCGAAAAAGACGTCGCGCAAGTCGTCAGCGGGCCGCAAGCGCAAGGCGTCGAAGAAGAGCTGA
- a CDS encoding sulfurtransferase TusA family protein — translation MATIKLDLTGLKCPMPVLKTRKALTTLKCGDRLEVHCTDPMSLIDIPVLIQQTGDRIDSTTRSEAAIVFVIEKADAADRAEG, via the coding sequence ATGGCGACAATCAAACTCGATCTGACCGGGCTGAAATGCCCGATGCCGGTGTTGAAGACGCGCAAGGCGCTGACGACGCTGAAGTGCGGCGACCGGCTGGAAGTGCATTGCACCGATCCGATGTCGCTGATCGACATCCCGGTGCTGATCCAGCAGACCGGCGACCGGATCGACAGCACGACGCGCAGCGAAGCGGCGATCGTGTTCGTCATCGAGAAGGCCGATGCGGCGGATCGCGCCGAGGGCTGA
- the mobA gene encoding molybdenum cofactor guanylyltransferase MobA: MADHPATPAIILAGGLAQRMGGGDKALRTIGGRSLLALVIERLAPQCDTLALSANGDPARFADYELPIIADPVDGFRGPLAGVLAGLDWIAEHRPTARWMLSAPADCPFLPRDLVARLHQARIDQQADIAVAASADRSHSVIALWPVGLRLDLRRALLADDIRKVDRFTARYPRAIVEWQADPFDPFFNANTPEDLAEAERLAARAPD; this comes from the coding sequence ATGGCCGACCATCCCGCCACACCTGCAATCATTCTCGCCGGCGGCCTCGCGCAGCGGATGGGCGGCGGCGACAAGGCGCTGCGCACCATCGGCGGCCGGAGTCTGCTGGCGCTCGTGATCGAGCGTCTCGCGCCGCAATGCGATACGCTGGCGCTCAGCGCCAACGGCGATCCGGCGCGTTTCGCGGACTACGAGCTGCCGATCATCGCCGATCCGGTCGATGGCTTTCGCGGTCCGCTCGCCGGCGTGCTCGCCGGACTGGACTGGATCGCCGAACACCGGCCGACGGCCCGATGGATGCTGAGCGCGCCGGCCGATTGCCCGTTCCTGCCGCGCGATCTGGTCGCGCGGCTGCATCAGGCGCGGATCGATCAGCAGGCCGACATCGCGGTCGCGGCGTCGGCCGACCGCTCTCATTCCGTGATCGCTCTGTGGCCCGTCGGTCTGCGCCTCGACCTGCGCCGTGCGCTGCTCGCGGACGACATCCGCAAGGTCGACCGCTTCACCGCGCGCTACCCGCGCGCGATCGTGGAATGGCAGGCGGATCCGTTCGATCCGTTCTTCAACGCCAACACGCCGGAAGACCTCGCCGAGGCCGAACGGCTGGCGGCGCGCGCGCCGGACTGA
- a CDS encoding alcohol dehydrogenase, translated as MKSFRVSGFGQPLSEENRPTPELTGTQVLLRVKAAGICHSDLHIWEGGYELGHGRKKLSLADRGVALPLTMGHETVGEIVAAGPDAKDAKIGDVVLVYPWIGCGECAVCRAGDENMCLKPRFLGVYCDGGYSDELIVPHPRYLLSLDGLDPVTAAPYACSGVTTYSALKKLEFAFDGPIVMFGAGGLGLMALSLLKAMGGKGAIMVDIDAKKREAAEQAGAMATVDGAAPDALEQIAAKAGAPVRGALDLVGNSQTAQLGFDCLTKGGKLVIVGLFGGGAPWALPFIPMRAITIQGSYVGNLRETQELLDLVRANKIAPIPVTPLPLPKANQALLDLQQGKLVGRAVLTP; from the coding sequence ATGAAGAGCTTTCGCGTTTCGGGCTTCGGCCAGCCGCTCAGCGAAGAGAACCGGCCGACGCCGGAATTGACCGGCACGCAGGTGCTGCTCCGCGTCAAGGCTGCCGGCATTTGCCACAGCGATCTGCATATCTGGGAAGGCGGCTACGAACTCGGCCACGGCCGCAAGAAACTGTCGCTGGCCGATCGCGGCGTGGCGCTGCCGCTGACGATGGGGCACGAGACCGTCGGCGAGATCGTCGCGGCCGGGCCGGACGCCAAGGACGCCAAGATCGGCGACGTCGTGCTGGTGTATCCGTGGATCGGCTGCGGGGAATGCGCGGTCTGCCGCGCCGGCGACGAGAACATGTGTCTGAAGCCGAGGTTTCTCGGCGTGTATTGCGACGGCGGCTATTCCGACGAACTGATCGTGCCGCATCCGCGCTATCTGCTCAGCCTCGATGGGCTCGATCCGGTGACCGCGGCGCCGTATGCGTGTTCGGGTGTCACCACCTACAGCGCGCTGAAGAAACTCGAATTCGCGTTCGACGGCCCGATCGTGATGTTCGGCGCCGGCGGCCTCGGCCTGATGGCGCTGTCGCTGCTGAAGGCGATGGGCGGCAAGGGCGCCATCATGGTCGATATCGACGCCAAGAAGCGTGAGGCGGCGGAGCAGGCCGGCGCGATGGCGACGGTCGACGGCGCGGCGCCCGATGCGCTGGAGCAGATCGCCGCGAAGGCCGGCGCGCCGGTGCGCGGTGCGCTCGATCTGGTCGGCAATTCGCAGACCGCGCAGCTCGGCTTCGATTGCCTCACCAAGGGCGGCAAGCTGGTGATCGTCGGCCTGTTCGGCGGCGGTGCGCCGTGGGCGCTACCGTTCATCCCGATGCGGGCGATCACGATCCAGGGTTCGTATGTCGGAAATCTGCGCGAGACCCAGGAACTGCTCGATCTGGTGCGCGCCAACAAGATCGCGCCGATTCCGGTGACGCCGCTGCCGCTGCCGAAAGCCAACCAGGCACTGCTCGATCTGCAGCAGGGCAAACTGGTCGGGCGCGCGGTGCTGACGCCGTAA